Proteins from a genomic interval of Methanofollis formosanus:
- a CDS encoding ferritin, giving the protein MISHTMLEALNRQINRELYSAYLYLSMSAWFSDRGLPGFANWMQVQVKEEQFHAMKFYDYCIARGGRVTMLPIEAPPNEWESPLAVFEATYAHEQRVTKMINDLVDLAMAERDHATTNFLQWYVDEQVEEEANDTEIIGKLQLIGDETNGLFMLDKELGTRVFTPPTQGAP; this is encoded by the coding sequence ATGATCTCGCACACGATGCTTGAGGCGCTGAACCGCCAGATCAACCGTGAACTCTACTCGGCCTACCTGTACCTCTCGATGTCGGCCTGGTTCTCGGACCGCGGCCTCCCCGGTTTTGCGAACTGGATGCAGGTCCAGGTAAAGGAAGAACAGTTCCACGCGATGAAGTTCTACGACTACTGTATCGCACGGGGCGGACGGGTGACGATGCTCCCGATCGAGGCACCCCCCAACGAGTGGGAGTCGCCGCTTGCGGTCTTCGAGGCCACCTATGCCCACGAACAGCGGGTGACGAAGATGATCAACGACCTCGTCGACCTTGCCATGGCCGAGAGGGACCACGCCACCACCAACTTCCTCCAGTGGTACGTGGACGAGCAGGTCGAGGAAGAGGCCAACGACACCGAGATCATCGGGAAACTCCAGTTGATCGGGGACGAGACCAACGGGCTCTTCATGCTCGACAAAGAACTCGGGACCAGGGTCTTCACGCCGCCGACACAGGGGGCGCCCTGA
- a CDS encoding DMT family transporter has protein sequence MNALFILLGAVGIEVCATTCLKLSDGFTHPLPSLGVVAGYATSFWLLSLVLKELDVGVAYAVWAGLGTALVAVIGLLVFKESFSLFKAASVLLIVLGVVGLNLGGGVH, from the coding sequence ATGAACGCCTTATTCATCCTTCTCGGTGCGGTCGGTATCGAGGTCTGCGCCACGACCTGCCTCAAACTCTCCGACGGATTCACCCACCCTCTGCCCTCTCTGGGAGTGGTGGCGGGGTATGCGACCTCTTTCTGGCTCCTCTCCCTTGTCCTGAAGGAACTGGACGTCGGTGTCGCCTATGCCGTCTGGGCGGGCCTTGGCACCGCGCTCGTCGCGGTGATCGGGCTTCTTGTCTTCAAGGAATCGTTCAGCCTCTTCAAGGCCGCATCGGTCCTGCTGATCGTCCTCGGCGTCGTCGGGCTGAACCTGGGCGGGGGCGTTCATTGA
- a CDS encoding TrmB family transcriptional regulator, protein MTDDPVACLKAIGWNEYEARTYVALVGMGEGTARTISELSGVPRGKIYQILNALVRKSYLDVQHGTPTRYAAVAPEEVLGAIRDDFNRDLNRATDALKRIGSEYPHRSLIWSLHSEWAIKNRVRQMIDRAEHEIIVLSAYPEYLRQFASVLKEAGKRCDLSVIVDDRWKFSGMRFPIHEVPEAHQKIIENYVTDYTADEFTVKGDLTLVIDRQEWISVMRIGERREAVTSTTPAMVRMLMGEVIEMLNAEEER, encoded by the coding sequence ATGACCGACGATCCGGTAGCATGCCTGAAGGCAATCGGGTGGAACGAGTACGAGGCGCGGACCTATGTCGCCCTCGTCGGCATGGGTGAGGGTACGGCCAGGACGATCTCAGAACTGAGCGGCGTCCCGCGTGGGAAAATCTATCAGATCCTGAACGCACTGGTCAGAAAAAGCTACCTCGATGTCCAGCACGGCACCCCGACGCGGTACGCGGCCGTCGCACCGGAAGAAGTCCTCGGCGCCATCAGGGACGATTTTAACCGGGATCTCAACCGGGCCACCGACGCCCTGAAGAGGATCGGCTCCGAGTACCCGCACCGGTCCCTGATCTGGTCCCTTCACTCCGAGTGGGCGATCAAAAACCGGGTCAGGCAGATGATCGACCGTGCTGAGCACGAGATCATCGTCCTCTCCGCATACCCCGAATATCTCCGCCAGTTCGCGAGCGTCCTCAAAGAGGCCGGGAAACGCTGCGACCTCTCCGTCATCGTGGACGACCGGTGGAAATTCTCCGGCATGAGGTTCCCCATCCATGAGGTTCCGGAAGCACACCAGAAGATCATCGAGAATTATGTCACGGACTACACCGCAGACGAATTCACCGTCAAGGGTGACCTCACCCTCGTCATCGACCGGCAGGAGTGGATCTCGGTGATGCGGATCGGGGAGCGACGCGAGGCGGTCACGAGCACGACCCCGGCCATGGTCAGGATGCTCATGGGCGAGGTCATCGAGATGCTGAACGCAGAAGAAGAGAGATGA
- a CDS encoding transposase, translated as MAFSEIDDSLWSIISDYLPPQKPPTGRPRSDLRLLMNGILFVLTTGCTWSDVPEKYGTKSTVHRFHQYLCEKSAYQAIFFDLLQRGYDLKIVDLSHCSIDTKSIPAKKGVSSDLMAIRK; from the coding sequence GTGGCATTCAGCGAGATCGATGATAGCCTCTGGTCAATCATCAGCGATTACCTTCCCCCTCAGAAGCCTCCCACTGGACGACCGCGTTCTGATCTTCGTCTTTTAATGAATGGAATTCTCTTTGTTCTTACTACAGGATGTACATGGAGCGATGTTCCTGAAAAATATGGAACCAAATCGACGGTACATCGATTTCATCAATATCTATGTGAGAAAAGTGCCTATCAGGCGATATTTTTTGATCTCCTTCAGCGAGGATACGATCTCAAAATCGTTGATCTGTCCCATTGTTCGATTGATACAAAGTCTATTCCCGCAAAAAAAGGGGTATCATCGGATTTGATGGCCATAAGAAAATAA
- a CDS encoding transposase: protein MVDRNGRPLSCVVSPANNHDSTLYTQTLEGFTFFGNKFKPIFISADPAYDSIKIRAYNDQNRIKSNIPINTRNTKDPENKRTVPFDPELYKKRGAIERFFSWIEAFKKIAPRHERKEESFLGLIMFACGIMIWRVLG, encoded by the coding sequence TTGGTCGATCGAAACGGTAGACCCCTTTCTTGTGTTGTATCCCCTGCAAATAATCATGATTCAACACTTTATACACAAACCCTTGAAGGATTCACGTTTTTCGGAAATAAATTCAAACCAATATTCATATCCGCAGATCCAGCGTACGATTCAATAAAAATAAGGGCATACAATGACCAAAACAGAATAAAGAGCAATATTCCAATAAATACAAGAAACACAAAAGATCCAGAGAATAAAAGAACAGTACCCTTTGATCCAGAACTTTACAAGAAAAGAGGAGCCATCGAACGATTTTTTAGTTGGATTGAAGCATTTAAGAAGATTGCTCCAAGGCACGAAAGAAAAGAAGAATCATTCCTTGGATTGATCATGTTCGCATGTGGGATCATGATCTGGAGAGTTTTGGGATGA